A stretch of the Planktothricoides raciborskii GIHE-MW2 genome encodes the following:
- the phaE gene encoding class III poly(R)-hydroxyalkanoic acid synthase subunit PhaE, translated as MDKETAQWTDMAAKMANTWTEMGTQMWKSWFDLMAAVPTPEQVSAAKPEVKTATERFISNRDLFVRFLELSASAWKDMLPKVESGGDWQSILNSYNEQLRQQFGNFPMSAMKTSQDTAQLWQLYMKEMQTFSQLWGTPLGLSLEPWSKVGLGDTSGLLELNNLYWDLYQRSLGGFVKAPGLGQNRELSAKLMDGFDAWTKLYKANLDYQVVISDVQIRSFDALMKKLVALAEKGQKVENWRDFQGLWSQVADDVFAEAFKSEDNLKLRGNFINALNAYRVYQQELMELNMKMLNAPIRSEVDEIHQSIYELKKEIKALKKQLS; from the coding sequence ATGGATAAAGAAACTGCTCAATGGACAGACATGGCCGCAAAAATGGCTAACACATGGACCGAAATGGGAACCCAAATGTGGAAAAGCTGGTTTGACTTAATGGCTGCTGTCCCCACCCCGGAACAAGTATCTGCCGCCAAACCAGAAGTCAAAACCGCCACCGAACGCTTTATCAGCAATCGCGATTTATTCGTGCGATTTCTCGAACTGTCCGCCAGCGCTTGGAAAGATATGTTACCCAAAGTTGAATCTGGCGGTGACTGGCAATCTATTCTTAATAGTTACAATGAGCAACTGCGCCAACAATTTGGCAATTTCCCCATGTCTGCCATGAAAACTAGCCAAGATACGGCTCAGTTATGGCAACTTTACATGAAAGAAATGCAAACTTTCAGCCAACTTTGGGGCACTCCTTTAGGCTTATCCTTAGAACCTTGGAGCAAAGTGGGCTTAGGGGATACCAGCGGTTTGCTGGAATTAAATAACCTTTACTGGGATTTATATCAGCGCAGTTTGGGCGGTTTTGTCAAGGCTCCTGGTTTGGGCCAAAACCGAGAACTGAGTGCAAAGCTGATGGATGGCTTTGATGCTTGGACAAAACTTTATAAAGCCAATTTGGATTATCAAGTAGTCATTAGTGATGTTCAGATTCGCTCTTTTGATGCCTTGATGAAAAAATTAGTGGCTTTAGCCGAAAAAGGGCAAAAAGTCGAAAATTGGCGAGACTTCCAAGGGCTTTGGAGTCAAGTAGCTGACGATGTATTTGCCGAAGCCTTTAAGTCAGAAGATAACCTGAAACTGCGGGGTAATTTTATCAACGCTCTCAATGCTTACCGAGTTTATCAGCAAGAGTTAATGGAACTTAATATGAAAATGCTGAATGCGCCAATTCGGAGCGAAGTTGATGAAATTCATCAGAGCATTTATGAACTGAAAAAAGAAATCAAAGCTCTCAAGAAACAACTGAGTTAA
- the gap gene encoding type I glyceraldehyde-3-phosphate dehydrogenase codes for MATLKVGINGFGRIGRLVFRAGINNPNIEFVGINDLVPPDNLAYLLKYDSTQGKFSGTVEAKEDGMIVNGKFIPCTAVRNPAELPWGKLGADYVVESTGLFTNYDGAANHITAGAKRVILSAPTKDPEKVATFLVGVNHDKFDPAKDTVVSNASCTTNCLAPIAKVINDKFGLVEGLMTTVHAMTATQPTVDGPSKKDWRGGRGAGQNIIPASTGAAKAVTLVLPELKGKLTGMAFRVPTPDVSVVDLTFRTEKATSYKEICAAMKEASETSLKGILGYTEDAVVSMDFVGDSHSSIFDADAGIELNSHFFKVVSWYDNEWGYSCRVIDLMTSMAKKEGILN; via the coding sequence ATGGCTACCTTAAAAGTCGGTATCAATGGATTTGGTCGGATCGGACGCTTGGTTTTCCGGGCTGGCATCAACAACCCCAATATTGAATTTGTGGGCATTAACGACCTAGTTCCCCCTGATAACCTGGCTTACTTACTAAAATATGATTCCACTCAGGGCAAATTCTCCGGCACAGTGGAAGCCAAAGAAGATGGGATGATTGTCAATGGCAAATTTATTCCCTGTACCGCCGTTAGAAACCCCGCCGAATTGCCTTGGGGTAAACTGGGCGCGGATTACGTCGTAGAATCTACAGGATTATTTACCAACTACGATGGCGCTGCCAACCATATCACTGCTGGGGCAAAAAGGGTGATTCTGTCTGCACCGACGAAAGATCCAGAGAAAGTGGCAACTTTTTTGGTCGGCGTCAACCATGACAAATTCGATCCGGCAAAAGACACCGTTGTATCTAACGCCAGTTGCACCACAAACTGCTTGGCCCCCATTGCCAAAGTGATTAATGACAAATTTGGTCTGGTGGAAGGACTGATGACCACGGTTCATGCTATGACGGCCACTCAGCCCACCGTTGACGGACCGAGCAAAAAAGACTGGCGCGGTGGTCGTGGGGCCGGACAAAATATTATCCCCGCTTCCACCGGCGCAGCCAAAGCCGTGACTTTGGTGTTGCCAGAACTGAAAGGTAAACTCACCGGGATGGCTTTCCGGGTTCCCACCCCTGACGTTTCCGTGGTCGATTTAACCTTCCGCACCGAAAAAGCCACCAGCTACAAAGAAATTTGCGCGGCTATGAAAGAGGCTTCGGAAACTTCCCTTAAAGGCATTCTGGGTTACACCGAAGATGCTGTGGTGTCTATGGACTTTGTGGGTGATTCTCATTCCAGTATTTTTGATGCTGATGCCGGAATTGAACTCAACTCCCATTTCTTTAAGGTGGTTTCTTGGTATGACAACGAGTGGGGTTATTCCTGCCGGGTGATCGATCTAATGACATCAATGGCTAAGAAAGAAGGAATTTTGAACTAA
- the pckA gene encoding phosphoenolpyruvate carboxykinase (ATP), with protein MSSQNDTPVATQAPEKSDNTNGNIYRNVSASSLILKTLADRESEILSDGKADNWDHHKKNTYGLESLQLKNLGNVYRNLSVAKLIEHSLARGEGVLAENGALCVKTGKYTGRSPDDKFIVDESSCHDEVDWGKTNVPITEKNFNRLYRRVISYVQGRDLYVFDGYVGADPKYRFGVRIINEYASQNLFAHQLFIRPTAEELSTHQADFTVIAVPGLQGDPEIDDGINSEAFIVVHFAKKLVIIGGSKYAGETKKSIFGMMNYFMTKQDVLPMHCSANMDENGKTALFFGLSGTGKTTLSADPNRKLIGDDEHGWSREGIFNFEGGCYAKTIRLSRENEPQIWDAIRFGAMMENVILHADTRIPDYDSDRLTENTRVGYPMEFIPNAVIPGVGGHPDAVIFLTADAFGVLPPIAKLTPEQAMYYFISGYTSKLAGTERGITEPKATFSACFGKPFLPLSATAYAQMLGKRLAEQTHEVGVYLVNTGWSGGPYGVGKRIAIKHTRAMISAALDGSLKNVQFRPHPIFNILVPESVPGVPDSMLDPKNTWSDPDAYDQQAKKLASLFVQNFTRYPEAAPEIVAAGPIVD; from the coding sequence ATGAGTAGTCAAAATGACACACCAGTGGCAACCCAAGCCCCAGAAAAATCAGACAACACCAATGGAAATATTTATCGGAATGTATCAGCATCATCACTAATTTTAAAAACTTTAGCTGACAGAGAATCAGAAATATTGAGTGATGGCAAAGCAGACAATTGGGATCATCACAAAAAAAACACCTATGGACTGGAATCGTTACAACTGAAAAATCTGGGCAATGTTTATCGAAATTTATCGGTTGCCAAACTGATTGAACATTCCCTCGCCCGTGGCGAAGGTGTTTTAGCAGAGAATGGGGCGCTATGTGTCAAAACTGGCAAATATACCGGGCGTTCTCCAGATGATAAGTTCATCGTTGATGAGTCTTCTTGTCACGACGAAGTAGACTGGGGCAAAACCAATGTACCCATCACTGAGAAAAACTTTAATCGGCTCTATCGACGAGTAATTTCCTACGTTCAAGGTCGTGACCTTTATGTCTTTGATGGCTATGTTGGGGCTGATCCTAAATACCGTTTTGGGGTGAGAATTATCAACGAGTACGCCTCCCAAAACTTATTTGCCCATCAACTCTTTATTCGTCCCACCGCAGAAGAACTCAGCACTCATCAAGCAGATTTTACTGTGATTGCCGTTCCTGGTTTACAGGGAGATCCTGAAATTGATGATGGGATTAATTCTGAAGCGTTTATCGTGGTTCATTTTGCCAAGAAATTAGTCATCATTGGTGGTTCTAAATATGCCGGAGAAACCAAGAAATCTATCTTTGGCATGATGAATTATTTTATGACCAAGCAAGATGTGCTGCCCATGCACTGTTCGGCCAATATGGATGAAAACGGCAAAACTGCTCTATTTTTTGGTCTATCCGGTACGGGTAAAACCACTCTGTCCGCTGACCCAAATCGTAAGCTGATTGGGGATGATGAACATGGCTGGTCTCGGGAAGGAATCTTTAACTTTGAGGGCGGTTGCTACGCCAAAACCATTCGCTTATCCCGAGAAAATGAGCCGCAAATCTGGGACGCAATTCGCTTTGGGGCGATGATGGAAAATGTGATTCTCCATGCAGACACTCGGATTCCTGATTATGATAGCGATCGCCTGACGGAAAATACTCGTGTGGGTTATCCTATGGAGTTTATTCCCAATGCGGTGATTCCTGGGGTGGGCGGTCATCCAGATGCAGTGATTTTCCTCACCGCTGATGCCTTTGGGGTGCTGCCCCCGATCGCCAAGTTAACTCCCGAACAAGCAATGTACTATTTTATCTCCGGGTACACCAGCAAGTTAGCAGGGACAGAACGCGGTATTACTGAACCAAAAGCGACATTTTCTGCCTGTTTTGGTAAACCATTCCTGCCCTTGTCCGCCACCGCTTATGCCCAAATGCTGGGCAAACGGCTGGCCGAACAAACTCACGAGGTGGGAGTGTATCTGGTGAATACCGGCTGGTCTGGTGGCCCCTATGGAGTGGGCAAGCGGATTGCGATTAAGCATACCCGGGCGATGATCTCTGCCGCCCTGGATGGGTCACTGAAAAATGTGCAGTTCCGTCCGCACCCGATTTTCAATATCTTAGTGCCGGAATCGGTTCCTGGCGTTCCCGACAGTATGCTCGATCCCAAGAATACCTGGAGCGATCCCGACGCTTACGATCAGCAAGCCAAAAAATTAGCCAGTCTCTTTGTGCAAAACTTTACCCGCTACCCAGAAGCAGCCCCAGAAATTGTTGCCGCAGGCCCGATTGTCGATTAA
- a CDS encoding ATP-binding protein: MSNQLVRLTEEQELILNQVDNAIAWFNPAGQLILYNQPLQNLWGLEPEWLNCQPRFAEITTHLIEMGYWRREHQTQLQEAIAQTEPQKTTSCLLTFPQMNLQADITVTNDRGYLLVFRDLTKYHRSQESLQAEVKRLRFLLGLTQRLQAGGDLMEIGQFALTYLVKAMNAAFGDVKVISGDAQNRYAGVLTNKISSQFIATYGDAVVGEMQDLLNQGIPYGQGLLWDVVDTGKPVFVENYAQHPKAVANLRHPGIGQLGIFPIPATTGEIIGVLTLESRTVQKLQEAPNQDLLFGACRLLGAAIERAQTQEILRQKNLQLERASALKSQFLAAMSHELRTPLNSILGFSDILQRQIGGTLTNRQLNHVKAISKSGQHLLGLINDILDLSKIEAGKVDLDLAPVSIHELCSSCLKMIQPRADKKKLALSLELDYRLSKVLLDERRVRQILVNLLSNAIKFTPEGGQVKLTGKLKSGDRIQGDYRPDCSTINSSTPYLCLEVKDSGIGIPQENWHLLFRPFQQVDSSLSRSHEGTGLGLVLTKRLAELHGGTISFQSKTGVGSTFRVWLPVTEVVTNVPDSSVGMSQNLSERDEQILSGFTGKRILIVEDQPSNQILMAEYLESLGYLIELICDGQTMVETIDSELITEASLPDLVLMDIQLPQVDGLELIRRIKAHTLWQRVPVVAVTALAMTGDRERCLAAGAATYLSKPFKLAELSSTIESIIDRNSP, translated from the coding sequence ATGAGCAACCAACTGGTTCGGTTAACCGAAGAGCAAGAACTGATTTTGAATCAGGTGGATAATGCGATCGCCTGGTTTAATCCGGCAGGTCAGCTAATTTTATATAACCAACCATTACAGAACCTGTGGGGCTTAGAGCCAGAATGGTTGAACTGCCAACCCCGTTTCGCTGAAATTACCACTCATTTAATCGAGATGGGTTATTGGCGTCGAGAACACCAAACCCAACTCCAAGAGGCGATCGCCCAAACGGAACCGCAAAAAACCACCAGTTGTCTGTTGACATTCCCACAGATGAACTTACAAGCGGATATCACCGTGACGAACGATCGCGGATATCTTCTGGTTTTTCGGGATTTAACCAAATACCACCGCTCTCAAGAAAGCCTGCAAGCCGAAGTCAAGCGACTCAGATTTTTACTCGGTCTGACCCAACGCTTACAAGCGGGTGGGGATTTAATGGAAATTGGCCAGTTTGCCCTGACCTATTTGGTCAAAGCCATGAATGCCGCCTTTGGGGATGTGAAAGTGATTAGCGGTGATGCCCAAAATCGCTATGCTGGGGTCTTGACCAATAAAATTTCTAGCCAATTTATTGCCACCTACGGGGACGCGGTGGTGGGGGAGATGCAGGATCTACTCAATCAGGGAATTCCTTATGGTCAAGGGTTGCTGTGGGATGTGGTAGACACTGGTAAACCTGTGTTTGTGGAAAATTATGCCCAACATCCCAAGGCTGTAGCCAACTTGCGCCACCCTGGGATTGGGCAACTGGGGATTTTTCCGATTCCCGCCACCACGGGAGAAATTATCGGCGTGCTGACTTTGGAATCTCGCACGGTGCAAAAACTCCAGGAAGCGCCGAATCAAGATTTATTGTTTGGGGCTTGTCGCTTGTTGGGAGCCGCGATCGAACGGGCGCAAACTCAGGAAATTTTACGTCAGAAAAATCTACAATTGGAGCGAGCCTCCGCTTTAAAATCTCAGTTTCTAGCGGCTATGTCTCACGAACTGCGTACTCCCCTGAACAGCATTCTGGGCTTCTCGGATATTTTACAACGGCAGATAGGGGGCACTTTAACCAATCGTCAGTTGAATCATGTGAAAGCGATTTCTAAAAGTGGCCAGCATTTGCTGGGACTGATTAACGATATTTTGGATTTGTCCAAAATTGAAGCGGGTAAAGTGGATCTGGATCTAGCGCCCGTGTCCATACACGAACTCTGTAGTAGCTGTCTGAAAATGATTCAGCCACGAGCGGATAAAAAAAAGTTAGCCTTATCTCTGGAGCTAGATTATCGCCTTTCTAAGGTCTTACTGGATGAACGCCGAGTCCGGCAAATTCTGGTGAATTTACTTTCTAATGCAATTAAGTTCACCCCAGAAGGCGGTCAGGTGAAGCTTACTGGCAAGCTGAAATCCGGCGATCGCATTCAAGGAGACTATCGACCGGATTGTTCCACGATCAATTCCAGCACTCCTTACCTCTGCTTGGAAGTCAAAGATTCTGGGATTGGCATTCCCCAAGAAAATTGGCATCTCTTGTTTCGACCATTTCAGCAAGTGGACTCGTCTTTATCTCGCAGTCACGAAGGGACGGGTTTAGGGCTGGTTTTGACTAAACGTTTGGCTGAGTTACATGGGGGGACAATTTCGTTCCAGTCTAAAACCGGAGTCGGCAGTACCTTCCGAGTCTGGTTGCCGGTGACAGAAGTTGTCACCAATGTTCCTGATTCTTCCGTGGGAATGAGCCAAAATTTATCGGAGCGTGATGAGCAGATCCTCTCTGGATTTACGGGTAAACGCATTTTAATTGTGGAAGATCAACCGTCTAATCAAATTTTGATGGCTGAGTACCTAGAATCCTTGGGATATTTAATTGAGTTGATTTGTGATGGACAGACAATGGTGGAAACCATTGATTCAGAGCTAATCACCGAAGCATCTTTGCCCGATTTAGTCTTGATGGATATTCAATTACCACAGGTTGATGGGTTGGAACTGATCCGCCGAATCAAAGCTCATACCCTGTGGCAACGAGTCCCCGTGGTGGCAGTGACGGCTTTGGCAATGACCGGCGATCGCGAGCGCTGTTTGGCGGCGGGGGCAGCCACTTATTTGAGCAAACCGTTTAAGCTGGCTGAATTATCATCAACAATTGAATCGATTATCGATCGCAATTCACCGTAA
- the phaC gene encoding class III poly(R)-hydroxyalkanoic acid synthase subunit PhaC, whose product MLPFLTQLRLEDAMHEYTEMTSNLLAGLENLKSLREEDIQIGVSEKEEVYREDKLILYHFKPLVEKPFEIPVLLVYALVNRPYMVDLQEGRSLVQNLLKLGLDIYLIDWGYPTRADRWLTLDDYINGYIDNCVDVLRDRHKLDKINLLGVCQGGTFSVCYSAMHPNKVKNLVTTVTPIDFHVGDGLLNLWGGATIGADALDIDLLVKALGNMPGEFLNLEFLMLKPWQLAIDKYLDFPKVMADKNKLLNFMRMEKWIFDSPDQAGEAYRQFMKDFYQQNKLIKGELKIGDRPVDLGNIRMPVLNIYAEKDHLVPPESSIALEKYIGSEDYTAKSFPVGHIGMYVSGKVQHDLPPIIADWLKARRLDTVFS is encoded by the coding sequence ATGCTACCATTCTTGACGCAACTTCGTTTAGAAGATGCTATGCACGAATATACGGAAATGACCAGTAACCTGTTGGCAGGGCTGGAAAATTTAAAGAGCCTCCGAGAAGAAGATATTCAGATTGGGGTTTCGGAAAAAGAAGAAGTTTATCGGGAAGATAAACTGATCCTTTATCATTTTAAGCCCCTGGTAGAAAAGCCTTTTGAAATTCCCGTTCTGTTGGTTTATGCCCTGGTGAACCGTCCCTATATGGTGGATTTACAAGAGGGTCGATCATTGGTGCAAAATTTACTGAAATTGGGGCTGGATATTTATCTGATTGATTGGGGATATCCGACTCGCGCCGATCGCTGGCTAACCTTGGATGACTATATTAATGGTTACATTGATAATTGTGTGGATGTGCTGCGCGATCGCCACAAATTAGACAAAATTAACCTCTTAGGAGTTTGCCAAGGGGGAACATTTAGCGTCTGTTACAGTGCCATGCATCCCAATAAAGTCAAAAATCTCGTCACCACGGTGACACCAATTGATTTTCATGTTGGCGACGGATTGCTAAATCTTTGGGGCGGAGCGACAATAGGTGCTGATGCACTCGATATAGACTTATTGGTGAAAGCGTTAGGAAATATGCCCGGAGAATTCCTGAATTTAGAATTCTTGATGCTGAAACCCTGGCAGTTGGCTATTGATAAATATCTCGACTTTCCTAAAGTAATGGCCGATAAAAATAAGCTGCTCAACTTTATGCGGATGGAAAAGTGGATTTTCGATAGTCCCGATCAAGCGGGGGAAGCTTATCGCCAATTTATGAAAGATTTCTACCAACAGAATAAGCTGATTAAAGGCGAACTCAAAATCGGCGATCGCCCGGTAGACTTGGGCAACATTAGAATGCCAGTATTAAACATCTATGCGGAAAAAGATCACTTAGTGCCCCCAGAATCTTCCATTGCCCTAGAAAAATATATCGGCAGCGAAGATTATACCGCCAAGTCTTTTCCCGTAGGACATATTGGGATGTATGTCAGTGGCAAAGTTCAACACGATTTACCGCCAATTATTGCTGATTGGCTGAAAGCCCGCCGCTTAGACACGGTTTTCAGTTAG
- a CDS encoding SDR family oxidoreductase: protein MLSLGLEGKVVVVTGGARGIGATIAKILTDLGAKVACLDVIDGEAPEGGLAMKADVTKLADMEAAAEKIEAELGPVYGVVANAGITRDNLFHKLTEDDWDKVIDVNLKGVKNTIQPFFIKMRDRNDPKKEGPKDGGSVVAISSISGDRGNFGQTNYSATKAAVIGMMKSLAFEGARFQIRANAIAPGFINTEMTAKIPDKVKEKITAEIPFGRFGEPEEIAWAVAFLLSPVASSYVSGQVLRVNGAHHT, encoded by the coding sequence ATGTTGTCTCTCGGATTAGAAGGTAAAGTCGTCGTCGTGACAGGTGGTGCCAGAGGAATTGGGGCCACGATCGCCAAAATACTCACCGACTTAGGGGCTAAAGTGGCTTGCCTGGACGTGATCGATGGGGAAGCCCCGGAAGGCGGACTGGCAATGAAAGCCGATGTGACTAAATTAGCGGACATGGAAGCCGCTGCGGAAAAAATTGAAGCGGAACTCGGCCCAGTGTATGGGGTGGTGGCGAATGCAGGGATTACCCGCGATAACTTATTTCATAAACTGACCGAAGATGATTGGGATAAAGTAATCGATGTCAACCTCAAAGGGGTGAAAAATACCATCCAGCCTTTCTTTATTAAAATGCGCGATCGCAACGACCCGAAAAAAGAAGGCCCGAAAGATGGCGGTTCCGTCGTTGCTATTAGTTCCATTTCCGGCGATCGGGGCAACTTTGGTCAAACCAACTACTCCGCCACCAAAGCCGCAGTGATTGGCATGATGAAATCTTTGGCTTTTGAAGGGGCTCGCTTTCAAATCCGCGCTAATGCGATCGCCCCTGGATTCATCAACACCGAAATGACCGCCAAAATTCCCGACAAAGTAAAAGAAAAAATTACCGCTGAAATTCCCTTCGGTCGTTTCGGCGAACCAGAAGAAATCGCCTGGGCGGTAGCATTCTTACTCTCGCCAGTCGCCAGCAGCTACGTCAGCGGTCAAGTGCTCCGAGTCAACGGCGCTCATCACACTTAA
- a CDS encoding superoxide dismutase, which translates to MAFELPTLPYAQNALEPYISANTLSFHHGKHHNAYVNNLNNLIKDTDLADKSLEEIVKATANDPAKAGVFNNAAQVWNHSFYWNCMKPGGGGTPTGALADKINADFGSFEQFKAELSNAAATQFGSGWAWLVLDNGTLKVVKTLNAENPVTKGQTPLLTIDVWEHAYYLDYQNLRPKYIETFFNSLVNWDFVAENLAAAL; encoded by the coding sequence ATGGCTTTTGAACTACCGACCCTACCCTACGCCCAAAACGCCTTAGAACCTTATATCTCAGCCAATACCCTCAGCTTCCATCATGGCAAGCACCACAATGCTTATGTGAACAACCTGAATAACCTGATCAAGGATACCGACCTGGCTGATAAGTCCCTAGAGGAAATTGTCAAAGCCACCGCCAACGATCCCGCCAAAGCTGGAGTATTCAACAATGCCGCCCAAGTGTGGAACCACAGCTTCTACTGGAACTGCATGAAGCCCGGTGGTGGTGGGACTCCTACCGGCGCCTTGGCCGATAAAATTAATGCGGACTTTGGCAGCTTTGAGCAGTTCAAAGCCGAACTGAGTAATGCCGCTGCTACTCAATTTGGTAGTGGTTGGGCTTGGTTAGTGCTGGACAATGGCACCCTGAAAGTGGTGAAAACTCTGAATGCAGAAAACCCCGTCACCAAAGGTCAAACTCCTCTGCTGACGATTGATGTGTGGGAACACGCCTATTATCTCGACTACCAAAACCTCCGTCCCAAATACATTGAAACTTTCTTCAATTCTTTAGTGAATTGGGACTTTGTGGCGGAAAACTTGGCTGCTGCTCTCTAA
- a CDS encoding thiolase family protein, translating to MNEAYIVAAKRTPIGRFGGGLSGFSPAELGAHAMKAALAAGGVAAENLDLYIFGNVLQAGHGQLLPRQAAFKAGIPKSVDGYAVNMVCSSGMLSVMNAVTAIRAGEANLVLAGGMESMSQTGFFLSHRARWGYKFLLGAPEQLTDLLLNDGLYDSTAQEGMGNQVDRLCVDRGVTRQDLDEIAALSQQRAEAATNSGKFNQEIAPVEIKGKKGPEIIAADEGIRPGTTAESLAKLRPAFDKEGVLTAGNSSQISDGAAALVVASQAAVDQYGLKPIAKILGSSIAGGETWRFPEYPVYAIKKLLDKLGKSIADFDLIENNEAFALNSLLLEKDLNVSRDKQNIYGGAIAIGHPIGASGARIIVTLVNALQQEGGQLGLAAICHGTGGGTAIAVELV from the coding sequence ATGAACGAAGCCTATATTGTTGCCGCAAAACGAACCCCGATCGGTCGCTTCGGAGGCGGTCTATCCGGTTTTTCCCCGGCTGAACTAGGCGCCCACGCGATGAAAGCCGCATTAGCAGCAGGGGGAGTGGCAGCGGAAAATTTAGATTTGTATATCTTTGGTAATGTCCTACAGGCGGGACATGGACAATTATTACCCCGTCAAGCCGCATTTAAGGCGGGAATTCCTAAGAGCGTTGATGGGTATGCGGTGAATATGGTCTGCTCTTCGGGGATGCTGAGTGTAATGAACGCTGTAACCGCCATTCGCGCTGGAGAAGCGAACCTGGTGTTAGCCGGGGGGATGGAATCAATGTCACAAACCGGGTTTTTCCTCTCTCACCGGGCTCGCTGGGGATATAAGTTCTTATTGGGCGCACCGGAACAGCTAACAGACTTGTTACTGAATGACGGCCTCTATGATTCTACAGCCCAGGAAGGCATGGGCAATCAGGTCGATCGCCTCTGTGTGGATCGCGGTGTCACTCGTCAAGACTTAGATGAAATTGCTGCCTTGTCTCAACAACGGGCTGAAGCAGCGACCAACAGCGGCAAATTTAATCAGGAAATTGCCCCAGTTGAGATTAAGGGTAAAAAAGGCCCGGAAATTATTGCAGCGGATGAAGGCATTCGCCCCGGTACTACGGCAGAAAGTCTGGCCAAACTCCGTCCCGCTTTTGATAAAGAGGGAGTTTTGACCGCTGGAAATAGTAGTCAAATTTCTGATGGGGCAGCGGCTTTAGTGGTGGCGTCTCAAGCGGCGGTGGATCAATATGGTCTGAAACCCATTGCCAAGATCCTCGGCAGCAGTATCGCTGGGGGTGAAACTTGGCGTTTCCCGGAATATCCGGTTTATGCGATTAAGAAATTATTGGATAAGTTGGGCAAGTCGATCGCGGATTTTGACTTGATTGAAAATAATGAAGCCTTTGCCCTGAATAGTCTGCTGCTTGAGAAGGATCTCAACGTTTCCCGCGACAAACAAAATATCTATGGTGGCGCGATCGCGATCGGACACCCCATTGGCGCATCCGGTGCCCGGATCATTGTCACTCTGGTGAATGCCCTGCAACAAGAAGGCGGACAACTCGGCCTTGCAGCTATCTGTCATGGCACCGGCGGCGGAACCGCGATCGCTGTGGAATTGGTTTAA